A genomic region of Alkalispirochaeta americana contains the following coding sequences:
- a CDS encoding DUF2721 domain-containing protein, whose translation MDFTLTTPALLFPGISLLLLAYTNRFITLAGLVRQLHQQYQQDPKTHVAGQITNLRLRLKIIVWMQAMGVTSFFLCVVTMLLLFMGRILAGEFLFIAALAAMLASLALSLWEVNISIGALQLQLADMDEPCDD comes from the coding sequence ATGGATTTTACACTCACTACTCCGGCGTTACTCTTTCCCGGTATATCCCTCTTGTTGCTCGCCTACACCAACCGATTCATCACCCTGGCGGGTCTCGTGCGCCAGTTGCACCAGCAGTACCAGCAAGACCCCAAAACCCACGTGGCAGGCCAGATCACAAATCTCCGACTGCGTCTGAAGATCATTGTCTGGATGCAGGCCATGGGGGTAACCTCCTTTTTCCTCTGTGTGGTTACCATGCTGCTTCTCTTCATGGGGCGCATCCTGGCAGGAGAGTTTCTCTTTATTGCTGCCCTGGCGGCAATGCTGGCTTCTCTGGCTCTCTCACTCTGGGAGGTAAACATATCTATCGGGGCGCTCCAGCTCCAGCTTGCCGACATGGACGAACCATGCGACGACTGA
- a CDS encoding glycosyltransferase, producing MKIVIFTDTYLPKIDGVGISTDQFCRLLVARGHEFIICAPQYGGDHNQPDQSEGEGEGIRIIRFPNRALPSYPEVKLARLSLRRIREAMADKPDLVHIQTPGLLGQYGIAAARLYSVPVVGTYHTMVNEVGMYLSPYRLFKLDKLVEKVKDTLSLDLRTELTRAEHSNRRSLANKIILRLTNELYNRCEVVISPTELIASELRAAGVRRPLKIVSNGLDLETFHGEPRQLEGGEIRYLHAGRISFEKNVDILLWAFSRILQDQPRATLDIVGDGPALPTLRTEAERLGIASSVSFKGFVPRSELAQLYPRYDCFLTASTMETQGLVVLEALASGLPAVGVDSYALPELIHSGENGYLARPFDDEEIAVKAIQVTSDAERYARFSRRSIEIAQGHDVNRSADLLEEIYAAAVGGSFRTGRRKPGPDHPSETPPQFPDL from the coding sequence ATGAAAATTGTGATTTTTACGGACACGTACTTGCCCAAAATCGATGGCGTCGGAATATCGACCGATCAATTTTGCCGGCTCCTGGTGGCGAGAGGTCATGAGTTTATTATCTGCGCACCCCAGTACGGTGGTGACCACAATCAGCCCGACCAGAGTGAGGGTGAAGGCGAGGGTATCAGGATTATTCGCTTTCCCAACAGGGCCCTTCCTTCCTATCCCGAGGTCAAGCTGGCACGGCTCTCGCTCCGGAGGATCCGCGAAGCCATGGCAGATAAACCGGACCTGGTTCATATCCAGACTCCGGGGCTCCTTGGTCAATACGGCATCGCCGCCGCCCGGCTCTATTCCGTGCCCGTGGTGGGCACCTATCACACCATGGTGAACGAGGTGGGGATGTATCTCTCACCCTATCGGTTGTTCAAGCTGGACAAACTGGTGGAGAAGGTCAAGGATACCCTCTCGCTGGACCTCAGAACCGAGCTCACCCGGGCAGAGCACTCCAACCGGCGTTCTCTGGCAAATAAAATCATCCTGCGTCTTACCAACGAACTCTATAACCGCTGCGAGGTGGTTATTTCTCCCACGGAGCTGATCGCCTCAGAACTGCGCGCCGCCGGGGTCCGTCGGCCCCTGAAGATCGTCTCCAACGGTCTCGACCTCGAAACCTTCCACGGGGAGCCCCGCCAGCTCGAGGGAGGGGAAATCCGCTATCTCCACGCAGGGAGAATCTCTTTTGAAAAAAACGTGGACATTCTGCTCTGGGCATTTTCCAGAATTCTCCAGGACCAGCCCCGGGCCACGCTGGACATCGTGGGCGACGGCCCGGCGCTTCCAACATTGCGGACCGAGGCGGAGCGGCTGGGAATAGCCTCTTCTGTGTCATTCAAGGGCTTTGTCCCCCGAAGCGAGCTGGCGCAACTGTACCCCCGGTATGATTGCTTCCTGACGGCCTCCACCATGGAGACCCAGGGCCTGGTTGTCCTGGAGGCTCTTGCCAGCGGGCTTCCCGCCGTGGGCGTCGATTCTTACGCCTTGCCGGAGCTGATCCACTCCGGGGAAAACGGCTACCTGGCACGACCCTTCGACGACGAGGAGATCGCTGTGAAGGCGATTCAGGTTACCTCCGATGCCGAGCGCTACGCCCGGTTCTCCCGGCGGAGTATCGAGATCGCCCAGGGTCACGACGTGAACCGGAGCGCGGACCTGCTGGAGGAGATATACGCGGCCGCTGTGGGGGGGAGTTTCCGGACGGGCCGCCGGAAGCCCGGCCCGGATCACCCCTCGGAAACGCCGCCCCAGTTTCCCGATTTGTGA
- a CDS encoding FKBP-type peptidyl-prolyl cis-trans isomerase, with amino-acid sequence MTIANDSVVTIQYTLRNGEGSVLDSSDETGGLAYLHGHQNIIPGLESALEGKAVGDKVNTTIAPGDAYGERQEELVFTVPRDNLPSEEALTPGMQFRAQAAEGQDLVVTLIDVGEEQVTLDGNHPLAGETLIFDVEIADIRAATQDELDHGHVHQGPGSVDH; translated from the coding sequence ATGACCATTGCAAACGATTCGGTAGTAACAATTCAGTACACGCTCCGCAACGGCGAGGGCTCAGTCCTCGACTCTTCCGACGAGACAGGAGGGCTGGCGTACCTCCACGGCCACCAGAACATCATTCCCGGGCTGGAATCGGCTCTGGAGGGAAAAGCCGTGGGAGACAAAGTAAACACCACCATAGCCCCGGGCGATGCCTACGGCGAGCGCCAGGAAGAGCTGGTCTTCACCGTTCCCCGCGACAACCTTCCTTCGGAAGAAGCACTCACCCCGGGGATGCAGTTTCGGGCTCAAGCTGCCGAAGGACAGGATCTGGTGGTAACTCTCATTGATGTGGGTGAAGAGCAGGTAACCCTCGACGGAAACCACCCCCTGGCGGGTGAAACCCTGATTTTTGACGTGGAGATCGCCGATATCCGGGCCGCAACCCAGGATGAACTGGACCACGGCCACGTCCACCAGGGCCCCGGCAGCGTAGACCACTAG
- a CDS encoding AMP-dependent synthetase/ligase, which translates to MAHTATKGRSLPWDFLDEYRGELFSGTWPTLPQLFEVSLRRFPDRPCFTVYEPDRVSLTYREAHDRITAVARHLRSLGVREGDRVAVTGKNSPEWAVAYLAVLYAGAVVVPIDYQLHDQEIANLIKAGGAEVLFVDEERFDFFQAGTVPLKAVLSLARSKEPYLYSLQDDLQSQQEALPSVSADTTAAILFTSGTTGRPKGVVLSHENLVADCFLAQANLTLYHTDVFYALLPLHHSYCMLAVFIESLSVGAETVFGKRVVISQVLHDLRAAEVTMFLGVPLLFNKLLAGIMRGVREKGPVVYGVIRILMWKSGVVKKLTGINLGKKLFSTVLEKASLSTIRICISGGGPLAPRVFRAYNQLGIDFIQGYGLTETSPILTLNPVERYKETSVGKVLPETDIRIINADERGVGEIVVKGPMVMQGYYEMPQETARVFTDDGYFQTGDMGYLDNEQYLYLTGRAKNLIVSEGGKNVYPEEIENSFQLYDEIAQILVRGYQSERTPGAELIEALVYPNKDFFAAGAPGGAGPEQAASPEAVEARIKAIIDEVNKRLQPYQRISRTQLVEQEMATTSTKKIKRDTVD; encoded by the coding sequence ATGGCACACACAGCAACAAAAGGACGATCCCTTCCCTGGGATTTCCTGGATGAGTATCGAGGCGAACTTTTTTCCGGCACATGGCCAACCCTTCCTCAGTTGTTTGAGGTTTCCCTTCGCCGCTTCCCGGACCGTCCCTGTTTTACCGTGTACGAACCCGACCGGGTATCGCTCACATACCGGGAAGCTCACGACCGAATCACCGCCGTGGCGCGGCATCTGCGTTCCCTGGGAGTTCGTGAGGGCGACCGCGTCGCCGTAACAGGCAAGAACAGCCCCGAGTGGGCCGTGGCCTATCTGGCGGTGCTCTATGCGGGAGCTGTGGTAGTTCCCATCGATTACCAGCTCCACGACCAGGAGATTGCAAACCTGATCAAGGCAGGTGGGGCCGAGGTCCTCTTTGTCGACGAGGAACGGTTCGATTTCTTTCAGGCCGGAACGGTTCCCCTGAAGGCGGTCCTCAGCCTGGCCCGATCGAAAGAGCCCTATCTGTACAGCCTTCAGGATGACCTTCAGAGTCAGCAGGAGGCACTTCCTTCGGTCTCTGCCGATACCACGGCGGCCATCCTCTTTACCTCGGGCACAACGGGGCGGCCCAAGGGGGTCGTCCTCTCTCACGAGAACCTGGTGGCCGACTGCTTTCTGGCTCAGGCGAACCTGACGCTCTATCATACCGATGTGTTCTACGCGCTCTTGCCCCTGCACCACAGTTATTGCATGTTGGCGGTCTTTATCGAGAGCCTCTCCGTGGGGGCCGAGACGGTTTTTGGAAAGCGTGTGGTTATCTCCCAGGTTTTACACGATCTGCGGGCTGCCGAGGTGACGATGTTCCTGGGTGTTCCCCTGCTCTTCAACAAACTCCTGGCGGGAATAATGAGGGGTGTTCGCGAAAAAGGTCCTGTGGTGTACGGAGTTATCCGCATCCTCATGTGGAAAAGCGGTGTCGTCAAGAAACTCACCGGGATTAACCTCGGGAAAAAGCTCTTCAGCACCGTCCTGGAGAAGGCCTCGCTCTCCACAATCCGTATCTGTATCTCCGGAGGGGGGCCTCTGGCTCCCAGGGTGTTCCGCGCCTACAACCAGTTGGGGATCGATTTCATCCAGGGCTACGGTCTCACCGAGACATCGCCCATCCTCACGCTGAACCCCGTGGAACGCTACAAGGAGACCAGCGTAGGGAAAGTCCTTCCCGAGACGGATATCCGCATCATCAATGCCGATGAACGCGGCGTGGGCGAGATCGTGGTAAAGGGACCCATGGTGATGCAGGGCTATTACGAGATGCCCCAGGAGACAGCCCGGGTCTTCACCGACGACGGCTACTTCCAGACCGGGGATATGGGATACCTGGACAATGAGCAGTATCTCTATCTCACGGGGCGGGCCAAGAACCTCATCGTCAGTGAGGGAGGGAAGAACGTTTATCCTGAGGAGATCGAAAACTCCTTCCAGCTCTACGACGAGATCGCCCAGATTCTGGTGCGGGGGTACCAGTCCGAGCGGACCCCGGGGGCAGAGCTGATCGAAGCCCTGGTATACCCCAACAAGGATTTCTTCGCTGCCGGTGCTCCCGGTGGGGCAGGCCCTGAACAGGCGGCGTCACCGGAAGCGGTGGAGGCCCGCATCAAGGCAATCATCGATGAGGTGAACAAGCGTCTTCAGCCCTATCAGCGCATATCCCGGACGCAGCTGGTGGAGCAGGAGATGGCAACCACCTCCACGAAAAAAATCAAGCGTGATACGGTAGATTAG
- a CDS encoding ABC-F family ATP-binding cassette domain-containing protein → MISASNITLSFGQRALFKDVNIKFTPGNCYGIIGANGAGKSTFLKILSGEITPDSGTIAITPGERLAVLQQDQFQFDQHPVLHTVIMGYRKLYDVMVEKDAIYQKEDFTEEDGLRAAELEGEFAEMGGWEAESEAARMLSGLGIEEKYHHKLMADLEGGQKVRVLLAQALFGEPDILLLDEPTNNLDLESVSWLEDFLYAFPNTVIVVSHDRHFLNTVCTHIADIDFGKVQLYVGNYDFWYHSSQLVQKQMRDEKKRREDKVAELREFIQRFSSNAARSRQATSRQKLIDKLSIDDIQPSSRKRPYVNFDPERDPGKKALEIRGLSLSVEGEDVLKDLTLTVHPGDKIAFVGPYHQAKTALFSVLAGVAEAEAGEYEWGTTMTTGYFPKDNASHFEADLSVIEWLRQYTKIEEEAYVRGFLGRMLFSGDESLKSVKVLSGGERVRCMLSMLMLSRPNALILDEPTNHLDLESITALNDGLIDFSGNVLFSSHDHEFVNTVANRIVELTPGGIIDKTMPLDEYLKSDDVRELRDSLYHGHHTLEI, encoded by the coding sequence ATGATTAGTGCATCAAACATAACCCTCTCGTTTGGCCAGAGAGCTCTTTTTAAAGATGTGAACATCAAGTTCACTCCCGGAAACTGTTACGGCATTATTGGTGCAAACGGAGCCGGAAAATCGACCTTTCTCAAGATTTTGTCGGGCGAGATCACCCCCGACAGCGGAACCATAGCGATCACGCCCGGAGAACGCCTGGCTGTGCTCCAGCAGGACCAGTTCCAGTTCGATCAGCACCCGGTGCTCCACACGGTCATTATGGGCTACCGGAAGCTCTACGATGTGATGGTAGAAAAGGATGCGATCTATCAGAAGGAAGATTTTACCGAAGAGGATGGACTTCGGGCGGCGGAACTGGAAGGCGAGTTTGCCGAGATGGGGGGCTGGGAGGCCGAATCCGAAGCGGCCCGCATGCTCTCCGGTCTGGGGATAGAAGAAAAGTACCACCACAAGCTCATGGCCGATCTCGAGGGAGGTCAGAAAGTGCGGGTGCTTCTGGCCCAGGCTCTCTTTGGTGAGCCCGATATTCTCCTCCTCGACGAGCCCACAAACAACCTGGACCTGGAATCGGTGTCGTGGCTCGAGGACTTTCTCTATGCCTTCCCCAACACCGTGATCGTTGTAAGTCACGACCGGCACTTTTTGAACACCGTCTGTACCCACATCGCCGATATCGATTTCGGGAAGGTCCAGCTCTACGTGGGAAACTACGATTTCTGGTACCATTCCAGTCAGCTCGTGCAGAAGCAGATGCGGGACGAGAAAAAACGCCGCGAGGATAAGGTTGCAGAACTGCGCGAGTTCATCCAGCGCTTTTCCTCAAACGCCGCCCGTTCCCGTCAGGCCACGAGCCGGCAAAAGCTGATCGACAAGCTCTCAATAGATGATATCCAGCCCTCAAGCCGGAAGCGTCCCTACGTCAACTTCGATCCCGAACGTGATCCCGGCAAAAAAGCCCTGGAGATACGGGGGCTCTCCCTCTCTGTCGAGGGGGAAGATGTGTTGAAAGATCTGACTCTCACGGTCCACCCGGGGGACAAGATCGCCTTTGTGGGGCCGTATCACCAGGCAAAGACGGCGCTCTTCTCGGTTCTTGCGGGAGTTGCGGAGGCAGAGGCGGGTGAGTACGAGTGGGGAACCACCATGACCACGGGATATTTCCCCAAGGACAACGCCTCCCACTTCGAGGCCGATCTTTCTGTCATCGAGTGGCTTCGCCAGTACACCAAAATTGAGGAAGAGGCCTACGTTCGGGGCTTTCTGGGCCGGATGCTCTTCTCGGGGGATGAGTCGCTCAAGAGTGTGAAGGTTCTCTCGGGGGGGGAGCGTGTTCGATGCATGCTCTCGATGCTCATGCTTTCCCGTCCCAACGCGCTGATCCTGGATGAGCCCACCAACCACCTGGACCTGGAATCGATCACTGCCCTGAATGATGGTCTTATCGATTTCTCCGGTAACGTCCTCTTTTCCAGTCACGACCACGAGTTTGTGAACACCGTGGCCAACAGGATTGTGGAACTCACTCCGGGAGGAATCATCGACAAGACCATGCCTCTTGACGAGTACCTGAAGAGCGACGATGTCCGGGAGTTGCGGGATTCGCTCTATCACGGTCACCATACCCTGGAGATCTGA
- a CDS encoding Dabb family protein, with protein MVKHLVFWKLKPRAAGRRAAENAREIQKRIEALQGRIPGLLRIEAGVDTSRTGASADLALYSEFSDQAALEAYQIHPEHQAVVAFIGELVESRQVVDYLVPEPSAGKFAGDARDTGDN; from the coding sequence ATGGTCAAACACCTTGTATTCTGGAAGCTGAAACCCCGGGCGGCGGGTCGCCGGGCTGCAGAAAACGCCAGGGAGATACAAAAACGGATCGAGGCTCTCCAGGGACGCATTCCCGGCCTGCTCCGGATCGAGGCAGGGGTCGATACAAGTCGCACCGGAGCATCGGCCGATCTTGCCCTCTACTCGGAATTTTCCGACCAGGCGGCCCTTGAGGCCTACCAGATTCATCCTGAACACCAGGCCGTTGTGGCCTTCATCGGCGAGCTGGTGGAGTCCCGCCAGGTTGTGGATTACCTGGTCCCGGAACCTTCTGCCGGGAAGTTCGCCGGTGATGCCCGTGACACCGGTGATAACTGA
- a CDS encoding sensor histidine kinase, with translation MALSWIARFFPARRRDQELDELRRTLEEKNRILSTLAHELRTPLTVMQTTTAVLLEERPGPLSPRQRHFLESMHENTCRMVQFSETILADIKVGRDWIPLDAQHLNLRRIIQRVKTSMQPVLEERNQSLRITFPSLLSRPRGNETWIYHVLTNLIHNAAKHAGEGGVVMISVNQHDHCVSVTVSDNGHGLLRAGREKIFEEFYQEEPQADSSLQGSGLGLAIVRNVIERHGGKVYVTTAAGLGTMVSFTLPLEPEKKG, from the coding sequence ATGGCCTTGTCCTGGATAGCCCGGTTTTTCCCGGCGCGCCGGAGAGATCAGGAGCTCGACGAGCTGCGGCGCACTCTGGAGGAAAAAAACCGTATCCTCTCTACTCTGGCTCACGAGCTCAGAACACCCCTCACGGTGATGCAGACCACCACGGCCGTGCTTCTTGAGGAGCGCCCTGGCCCACTTTCTCCCCGGCAACGGCATTTCCTCGAATCGATGCACGAGAACACCTGCCGGATGGTGCAGTTTTCCGAGACAATTCTGGCCGACATCAAGGTTGGCCGTGACTGGATTCCCCTGGATGCGCAGCACCTGAACCTGCGGCGTATCATCCAGCGGGTAAAGACCTCCATGCAGCCCGTTCTGGAGGAGCGAAACCAGTCCCTGCGCATCACCTTTCCCTCGCTCCTCTCCCGTCCCCGGGGCAATGAAACCTGGATATACCACGTTCTGACCAATCTTATTCACAATGCGGCAAAGCACGCCGGCGAGGGAGGGGTCGTCATGATTTCCGTAAATCAGCACGACCATTGCGTCTCCGTTACCGTGAGCGATAACGGCCATGGCCTGCTCCGGGCGGGCCGGGAGAAGATCTTCGAGGAGTTTTATCAGGAGGAACCCCAGGCGGATTCCTCCCTCCAGGGCTCCGGTCTGGGGCTTGCGATCGTGAGGAACGTGATCGAGCGCCACGGGGGAAAGGTTTATGTCACCACGGCGGCCGGGTTGGGAACGATGGTCTCCTTTACCCTTCCTCTGGAGCCCGAAAAGAAAGGATGA
- a CDS encoding response regulator transcription factor, which produces MSRILVVDDEPAIVNLLVFILEDQGYRVKSADRGDTALEIVREWIPDLVILDIGLPGIGGLEVCRVLHDKGLPVLVLSSHDKDDQVVEGLEEGADDYVTKPFNHRELLLRVDKLLVRTRNQGDPEVGPGGGVKGSFLQQPLVLGELRIDPLRGEVFRGEAALQLTPTEFRLLSLLALAPGHPVAVETILERIWNSTDWEGGAEMVKVNIRRLRQKIEPDPSRPVYILNRRGMGYFLAEE; this is translated from the coding sequence GTGTCCCGGATTCTGGTAGTTGATGACGAACCGGCGATTGTGAACCTTCTTGTCTTCATTCTGGAAGACCAGGGCTATCGGGTGAAGTCTGCAGACCGGGGCGATACGGCCCTGGAGATCGTTCGGGAGTGGATTCCCGATCTGGTGATCCTTGATATTGGCCTGCCCGGGATTGGCGGGCTTGAGGTGTGTCGAGTCCTCCACGACAAGGGCCTTCCTGTGCTGGTCTTGAGTTCCCACGATAAAGATGATCAGGTTGTGGAAGGCCTTGAAGAGGGTGCCGACGATTACGTGACCAAGCCCTTTAACCACCGGGAGCTGCTCTTGCGGGTGGACAAGCTGCTGGTGCGAACCCGGAATCAGGGTGATCCCGAGGTGGGCCCCGGGGGCGGGGTGAAAGGATCTTTTCTTCAGCAGCCCCTGGTTCTCGGGGAACTCCGGATCGATCCCTTGCGGGGCGAAGTGTTTCGGGGAGAGGCGGCGCTGCAACTCACGCCCACGGAGTTCCGCTTGCTCTCATTGCTGGCTCTGGCGCCGGGTCATCCCGTGGCGGTGGAGACGATCCTGGAACGGATATGGAACAGCACCGACTGGGAGGGCGGCGCCGAGATGGTGAAGGTGAACATCCGGCGTCTTCGGCAGAAGATCGAGCCCGATCCTTCGCGGCCTGTGTACATTCTGAATCGTCGGGGCATGGGGTATTTTCTGGCGGAGGAGTAA
- the phnD gene encoding phosphate/phosphite/phosphonate ABC transporter substrate-binding protein, with the protein MRRVLWMALAASVLLTAVAVAGGRSEEKSFVDDGRYDRSDWPEVVRIGVLPEEDQAVMMERYQPFLEHVEGVLGVKTELFFGNDFTAMVEAMRFEHIEVSKFGPSAYVMAAERAGAEAFVQGVRDASAPTYKSYIIARDDSGIDTIEDVLGRNFAWVDPASGSGYLFPRAMMLGALDTTDEKMDALFENVIFSGGHDASVRFVINGDVDAAAVSDSQIQRMRAAEFPGMENIVVVAETDPIPRSPEAYRSNLPDSLKQALFDAYTTFDDRDFLEAHNYHDGFVPVTDAAYDVVRDTQQRLGL; encoded by the coding sequence ATGAGACGAGTTTTATGGATGGCCCTGGCTGCATCGGTTTTGCTGACTGCCGTTGCTGTTGCCGGAGGACGAAGTGAAGAGAAAAGTTTTGTTGACGACGGCCGTTACGACCGTAGCGATTGGCCTGAAGTGGTTCGGATCGGGGTTCTTCCCGAAGAGGACCAGGCCGTTATGATGGAGCGCTACCAGCCTTTTCTGGAGCATGTTGAGGGAGTTCTGGGAGTAAAAACCGAGCTCTTCTTCGGAAATGATTTCACCGCCATGGTGGAAGCAATGCGGTTCGAGCATATCGAGGTGTCCAAGTTTGGCCCCTCTGCCTACGTGATGGCTGCCGAGCGGGCCGGTGCTGAAGCCTTTGTGCAGGGTGTCCGCGACGCCAGTGCCCCCACGTACAAGAGTTATATCATCGCGCGGGACGACAGTGGTATTGATACCATCGAGGATGTGCTGGGTCGAAACTTTGCCTGGGTTGACCCCGCTTCCGGCTCGGGCTACCTCTTTCCCCGTGCGATGATGCTGGGAGCTCTGGATACCACCGACGAGAAGATGGACGCGCTCTTCGAGAACGTCATTTTCAGCGGTGGCCACGATGCCTCCGTCCGGTTTGTTATTAACGGTGATGTGGACGCTGCCGCTGTATCGGACAGTCAGATTCAGCGAATGCGGGCTGCCGAGTTCCCGGGGATGGAAAATATTGTGGTTGTTGCCGAGACAGACCCCATTCCCCGCTCTCCCGAGGCGTACCGAAGCAACCTCCCCGACAGTCTGAAGCAGGCACTTTTTGACGCCTACACAACCTTTGATGATCGGGACTTCCTGGAAGCCCACAACTATCATGACGGGTTTGTGCCGGTCACCGATGCCGCCTACGACGTGGTTCGGGATACGCAACAGCGTCTCGGCCTCTAA
- the phnC gene encoding phosphonate ABC transporter ATP-binding protein: MSSTPILSVSDLKKTFPDGTRALKGVSIDVMPGEFLVMIGSSGAGKSTFLRCTNHLFKPTSGKIVFEGKDISAVKGRALRDARKHLGMIFQGYNLVKRLTTLENVLLGRLGYMSSITGALGIYSREDRLRAVDLLERVGLGEQRFKRADQLSGGQQQRVGIARAIAQQARLILADEPIASLDPKASDTVMSYLHQVSREEGIACIVNLHQVDYAKKYADRIVGLKDGEIAFLGSPEDVTDEVIKNLYGEKGDKIDD; encoded by the coding sequence ATGTCCTCAACCCCCATTCTGTCGGTTTCAGACCTGAAAAAAACCTTTCCCGATGGCACCCGCGCCCTGAAAGGTGTCAGTATCGATGTGATGCCCGGCGAGTTTCTGGTGATGATTGGCTCAAGCGGGGCGGGAAAATCGACGTTTTTGCGCTGTACGAATCATCTTTTCAAACCAACCTCGGGCAAGATTGTTTTTGAAGGAAAAGACATATCCGCTGTAAAAGGTCGGGCCCTGCGGGATGCACGCAAACATCTGGGTATGATCTTCCAGGGATACAACCTGGTAAAACGCCTGACAACGCTGGAGAACGTTCTTCTGGGTCGTCTGGGGTATATGTCCAGCATAACCGGAGCCCTTGGTATCTATAGTCGGGAGGATCGTCTTCGGGCCGTGGACTTGCTTGAACGGGTCGGTCTGGGAGAACAGCGCTTCAAGCGGGCCGACCAGTTATCGGGAGGCCAGCAGCAGCGGGTGGGAATTGCCCGGGCTATCGCGCAGCAGGCACGACTCATTCTGGCCGATGAACCCATCGCGAGTCTTGATCCCAAAGCATCGGATACGGTGATGAGTTATCTTCACCAGGTCTCCCGGGAAGAGGGAATCGCCTGTATTGTAAACCTCCATCAGGTGGATTACGCAAAAAAATACGCCGACCGGATTGTCGGTCTCAAAGATGGCGAGATTGCATTTTTGGGATCTCCCGAGGACGTTACCGACGAGGTCATCAAGAATCTCTATGGCGAAAAGGGAGACAAGATCGATGACTGA